The Ostrea edulis chromosome 1, xbOstEdul1.1, whole genome shotgun sequence genomic sequence TTCAGAGAGTCGGGGATCCCACAATGTGACCATTATCACCAAGTCAGGCCAGCACACAGCTTTTACCAATGTCAGGGTGTGGATACCAATGAATCCTCTAGATATTCAAATTTCTGATAGTAAACTCAGCAGAATTCGTTCCTGGAAAGTTGGCTCACTCAAGAACAAGTGGAGGTAATTGGTTGATCCTATGTCATTCAGTGTTAAATTTGTTTGATCAGCTCTTATAGTCAAGTTGATGTGTTGACAGTGTGTTTAGAAATGAAATGCAGGTAGATGGAAGATCTTAAGTGATTTAGGAAAACGGTATTGCATATGTGTCCATAGGGGATTGTTAAGGTAATGAGCAACATCAAAGGATAAGTCTTGATATTTACATGCATCTGTTATCGATAATATTGTAAGTCAGTGGTCAGTATGTACaagatttcattggtcaatttaaattttcagtaaATCTTCCTTTTGTATGTTTAGAGTGTATCTTAAatggaaatgtttatttttatgtcAAAGGCAAACACTTTAATTCTGTTGGGTTTTATCAAAGATTTTACATAACATGAGTTTGAATTGTTTATATGGCCATGGGAATACTTTACAGATCAAGGCATAAACGAGTGGTGGATTTGGGTATGCTGACTCATACTCATCCAAGCGTCCTTCTCGGTAAAAAATATAAACAGTACGGCAAAAGTTGTCAGTTACGGCTGCAGCAGGCCTTGGTGGATGTGTACGCTAAATTTTACATAGCCACTCCAGCTGGCTATAACTACTTTGTCAACAGACAGGCTTCCCTGAAGATCACAGACCTTCTACAGCATCAGCTACGTGTTGCAGATCCAAGAATTATTAGTTTGAAGGACAAAATTCTTCAGGGCCAGAGTCCTGGACTGACTGAAGTCCAGgtaaaactttcaaatattgttgtgatataaacatttcaattgAAAAATTCAGAATTTGAGTTCTCTCTTAGAGCTGATGATGAAACAGAGCAGTTGAAACATTTCATTCTCAAACTTCACATGATTTAGTGTAAGCAGTCATAGATTTTGGTACAATAGATAGGATGTTATACATTAGCTATCATGTTTCATTTGTAGGTAATATCTGCCAATGGGAGAGTGTTAGCAGCTAGAGTTGTTCGTGTAGGAAATGATAAAGTCCAGATAGAGCGGCTTATTGTCAATCTTGTGACTGGAATCAGTCTTGATGTCTATCCCTCTAAAGAAGTCCCAGGGGCCTGGTCAGCAAGAGGTCATATATACAGCAAATTCCAAACCCAGTGGCAGGTACGTATGCAAATAGAAATCAGATGACATATTAAAAgacctcaattttttttttaaataaaaccatCGTAACTtcgtttttcaaaatgataataaagtaGACAAATTTTTGTCTGTCTTGGTTTTTCAGAGTGGAATTTTGGACATACATATTGAGTTTAGTGATGGTACACGATTCCCATTAAACAAAGTGTCAGATGCAGATTTCTACCTGGAGGTGGAAAACAGAAATCAAATCTTAATTAAAGTTGTTGGAAATTTTGTCAGTAACCTTTCCAACATCAAAGTGTATGCAGTTTCAGAGGGCAGATCAGAATCTATCAAAGTGTCTTTGAAACAAGGGGAAAGTTgtccaaagaaaaaaatgccaacCCTTTCCTCAGGATATGTAATAACAGAGGCAGATTTTTCACATGCCAACCAGGTTCAGAGTGACCGATTGTTCAGTGATGGTCATTATGGAGACAATAGAGCCAGTGACAGATATGACAATTTCTATATGCCAAAGAAACCTCAAGATCTAGATAAACTTGTTAAACATCAACGAAGCCACGTAGATCAAGATGGAAAGAGCAAGAAATTATCTCATACTAATCCAAACTCACAAACACTAGTTGTTTTAAATGAACTGGAGAAAGATCTTGCTAAAAGTAATCCACAGATTCAGGATGTTTCTAGCCTCAACTCTCAAACAAAGAAAGAACTGTTACAGAGTCCAAACCATTCAAAATTAACTCCCTTGGAGATTGGCATGTATGTGCTGATTGCTGTGTTCTGTGTTGGCATTTCTGTATTTCTCATAAACTGTATAGTTTTCATGGTGAGACacaaaaagaagagaaaaatcCACAAGAGAAGTCACAAAGACCCAGTATACCAGGCAAAGGATTGGGTGTGGATTGGCAGGGCCACCTTAGAACGCAGCTCTGTGAAGACCGAATGTTCCCAGTCCCTGATGCCTGCAGAGGATTTCAACGGAAACCACACAAGTCATTTACGCTCAACATCCAGTCAGAGCAGATCCTCCTCAAGCCGTGGAAATAGTGCCAATAGCAGTAATCGTAACAGCTTCGTATCAACAATCAAAGGATCGGAGTGCAGCATCCGCATCACGGCGAACCCTCTGTCAGACGACACCAGCAGTAATGGCCATCGTAACAGTGAGACTGCCAGTCAGGCATCTAATGCAGTCCCACAGGAGAAGTGGGACTACGAGGCAATGGGACTGTCTTTTGATCAGTTGGCTGATTATTTTGACAATTTGAAAGAGTCTTCAGCGTAAGGAGTAGTATTAGGTCCTGTACACACACCTGTGCTACCTGTTTATTTATGACCTGTACTTATACATATgtgatattcatttatttaaaagaaACCCAAACTTACATTGGCATTGGtatgatttttttatcatttctttaGAGTTTATTGTTTCTATTGATATATTCttgtttatcatgtttatatatacatttacattgaattgtttttatggatttttttttaaatatcccaCCTGCTATTTGTATTTAAAGTAAGTTTATACTGTCGTTGTTTTACGAATTTGTTTACACTCTTCAAAAAAATACAACAGGCACTAATGAAATGTTAACTTGCAATATGCTTGCCATATTTGTATTTCTGAGCAAAGTCAGTAGAAAGTGTGCACCACTAGACACTTCCCCAGAGACTATgatattaatgttgtgtttatgtaAGATAAACTGCTAcgtatttattatcaaataaacaaaaacaggtTACCCAATTGACAATAACCCTTTTAAGAATGTTGAATACACAACTTCCATTATTTGTAAATGCTATATATGATGGAATAGAGGTTAGACATTTCATTTATCCAAGTCACTTGTATGCTAATTATAGCAATGTATTGTGTTCAGCTAGAATCTCTGTTTAGAAATGACAGTTTATGTCCCACTTTATATAGTTTTAGTAGTTGTAGCTACTTAGCTTGTTTCAGATggtgcattttacaaattttcaaGTTAGATACATGAAGAGTCTGATATAATTGATGTACAACATGGACtggaaaccaaaaaaaaaaaaatgatttagcATCAGACCTTGAAAGTTTTACGCAGTCTtagcatattttctttgttattGAACAATTGTGGTGTTCAGTGACATGTGATTATCTTGGTTGTTATAGTAATTCATACATGTTCAAGAATTATTATTGGACAAGGATTGATCAACTCCATAATGCAATGATGATTTTGTTGGTGCTTCTGTAAATGCTGGAATCTCAGTGTTTTTTCCTCGtactttttttttctacaattaGGTACAAAGAAGAAATCATGACTGAATGAATGGACAGTATGCAATACATTTCATTCggaatacattttattttcccCCCTTTCCAAAATCCTAAAAgacaaataatttgtttttaactgTGATAAGTTCAGATATTTATCTTTTCAATCTTGATTTAAAGTACAACCACGGATGTTGTGAAAAATCACTAAAGCTTTACATATGAATGTTAATATCAGAAAACGTTATGTCGGGTATGTAATGTgtgattttcattgttttcagaaTAGTAGAATTGGTTGTTAATTTTCCTTATTGTgaattaatttacaattaaaCAATTACACCCATTAATTGGTCATTCTTTCAATTTTTTGAAATCGTTTTACTAATGAACTGTTATGTACATCAGTGTAAATTCAAATGTGTAAATTCAACAGTTCGTTGTTGAGGGAACTGCTACTCATACGGTtttattaaagggactggttcacgtttttcggaagaaatgtttttcaattttgatgttaaaaattgaaaatatagctcatttaatgttgacaaccaaaatttgggcCGTCTGAATGCAAAGATAAGAGCAATATCTTAGCtatgattctgtgttatgtaaacaacgACTTGAgtctttatgtaaacaaacaaaccagtgaaacgttaattttgtaatttaaagcattttcattttgtacaatcacaaattttaacttttaaatgacacatgttacctaaagtatacttgagatgtgatatatataataaacttggatcaatatccatttattttgaaaaccccgtaaacaataacacacctcaatctttgttttcaaacaaatgataaactctctataacgaatttctgtcatgatgaataacattaatttttttgtgaaaccttctaaacatattattttgatgatttaaagtgaaaaacaaaatgtggaggaaaatcgtgcatcagtccctttaaaacgCTGAAATTGAACATTGTGAAACAGGtattaggccaagtaaaattaattagtagattatcattcccgcccgcccctcgaaaatcgccccgccccgttttttttttatttttcaaaattacgatttccggatatttttatgcccGGTCCCTAttgtaaacgtactttgtttcactttgccttttagaaacccaaatacacatgtaattatgatttataaagctttttctcaatgagagaaggcattttcgaggtcaagaataccatggcgaaaaataaaaaataaaatcctcccacccgccccatttttttgtggagtttgaatgataatctactaattaattttacttggccttatgAAGACTTGAGAACAAACCAAAATTTATCCGGTTACCACATTTTTTAGTCTAAATTTTCAGCTACAGATTGTTTTCCCCGATATAAAAAAGCATTTCTCTCAAAGCAACTTGATTTTCCACTTGAAAGACACTCCACTTGTTAAAATCCGAAACATTCAATCGATTTACCCCCAATCGAAGTTAACACTCGGGATGTCAGGGCTATTGGTTTATAGGTGAAACCTCCACATAGAATTTTAACTCTTTGTTGACATCTTGAAGTCTATTGACACAGCTCAAACAAAACTGATTGCATACAGTCATCCCAccgcaccaaaaaaaaaaaaaaaaaaaaaaaagaaactttaaTCAAAGATGTTACTTATTTGGAACGGTTATAAAAAATACCactgcatgtatatataaattgtttTTGTCTTAGAAAGACATTGGAACTTATCATTCCCTATTGTTATACACTGCATAAAGAAATTATTGCAAGTTTCTTGCTAATGGAAAAGCAATGGATACTGGAGGTTCGCTGATAAAACcaaccttttaaaaaaaagtatcgAGTACAAATTTTTCGCTCCAGTAACAAACTCGTAGGTGGAAGGTGTTTCTCGTTTACTTCCAATTATATACCTATTAACTCTTATATAGGGAAGGAGAGCCTATCGTTCCTGGACGTGTTATCGGAGTTCTGGCTTTAAGAGGCACTTTATATTCACCATAACTACCTTAAAATCGGCCTCTCGGACTTTTGGATTTATACCAGGTAGGTAAAATTCGATAAACAAGTGGCTATCAAATAAACAGACAGTCACTTGAACTGGTATAAAACGTGGTATATATCGGATATAAAAACGTTTGTTAGTAGGAGCTAGGGTTGAAATGGTTTATTGTGTAAATTTCAGTCATGGAAGCCAGTGAAAAGTTAACGATACAAGCCTTGAAGGCCCACGACAAAGTCCATCCGAAATTTAAGTCTTCTGGTCGAAGCCTCAAACAGAAAAGCAGAGCCTCTCTTCTCTCGTCTCCTGAAGATCCGGCTGAGGTAATAGAAGCTTAGTTTTACCATCTTAATCAAATTAACCGTATTAtaccatttttgtacatttctaaaatattcAGTGCGCTTTAGTTCACAAAACATATAGagattgttttatatatatataaatatcccAACTGTAACTTGAAGAAACTGTCCATTCTCCATGCCACACTTAGCTTGGTTATAAAAAGAGGACTTTaggaattgaaatatttaattgaattataCAGTTTTATTTCATGTCTATCGCTATAGAcacaattaatattttattaagctCATGTTAGAGATTTCATACCGCGAGgttttataattaaatgatcattaaggaaaaaaaaacaaccttttaAGTGTAGACATGTTTTTACTAAATGCAGTCCCCTTACCGTAAAACCGATCAAAACATCTCTTGTGATCGAACACCTGGAACGCCTCTGAGAGGCAATCAttaatcaattttttaaaatatatattatatcggATCGGGTAAGCAGATCAATGACAAAAGTTATTCTATAAAGTCTTAAAGAAATCAACAATCTATATCAATGCCTCACTACCAGAAAATCCGGACCACCACGAAACGAGAACCCCTCGTGTAGAGCACGGAGTCGCACATATTTGTCtttaatgttatatataattaataggTAACCATAGGCGAAAAAAGctataattttaaatatttttttttttggtttaaaCATACTAGtatctaaaacatttaaatacgTCTGGTGAATGGAGTTAACAAACAaatgttataacaaattatgtgTATAATTAGAGCTTCACTTTTTTCTTATTGTCGTTTTAATAAATAAAGATATGCATTATATAACCTATCCCGGATGGAGAGTTCACATGCTTTCTCAGTTTTGGTACATTTACGTCCAGATAGCaccaatctaattgaaattagatgttggatccgcttgcatactcgctacacaaacatcgatgtttgtgtagcgagtatgcgagcggatccaacatctaattttaattggATTGAGATAGCACGTGTTGCACATTTTGCAAATGCGTAGATTTATAGTGTTCTGTTCAGGCCATTTGCTCCATTGTGGTTGGGCGCAGTTGCGAGGGCGAAGGAGAAAATTCACCCTCGCACTTTCCGCGCTAGGACATGTTCGAGATGGATATCTTCCTTATGAAGTTCTTCTATCTGAACTCCACTAATATTGAAATAAGATTGTTATTATCcacaaacaattttgatatagTACAAATTTGTTCACGGGAAGAAAATTTGTTCTTGGTAATTTTCTGTGTGAACAgttctttgttttatttgttgccTGTATACACTTCACATGCGGTAAACGCTAAATCTTCGCCCGGGATTACAGCCACCATAGTAAcatttgctttggcgggcttccggtttagggagaattccataagtattcaaactaattaAAAAATagtggaaagagatatctctttctcattgagaaatatctctttttcaacgattaaagatacatgtatatctcttagactttgagagatatctctataggaattcttagagatatatctctttaagtgaaggagatgtctctcaaagtaaaagagatatccctcagagagagagagagagagaaagagagagatatctcaaagtgaaagagatatctcttaaagtgaaagagatatctcttaaagtataaaagataactcttaagtgaaagagatagcttttttttttttagagaggtatctcttaaaattaaaagatatctctcattttagagagatatctctttaaaataagagatgtctctttgatttaaagagatattttatttttcgaataaatagtaaaaggacTTGCCATAGATGCGCGCTgaaattcaattgaagagagcagtaattcaattaaagacccatctcatgaccgtacggttggtgaaaatgtaggcggagcctaatctacacagatgttatttacctggagtggccagggtctaccaaggtgttaattgctatatcccatgacacttgaaagaaatacacagagacagaGGTGATCCagacagaacatggtagaaatctacaTGTCCgtgcatttttgtttttgttgttgtttttatagttttgatatacacaggacctgtctcagaaACCTCTGCagagagtttctgtggtcatagtgtttgaataatggttgtattcctaagggtagctgacacatACTCTACATCCACCCCCTCTTTCCCTCTCTCTCttactctcagtcattgactcaatgaataatttctgttataaatatagaggtgtcataaattgatgacataaattatttcaataagttacaagttttagaaattattgtgtaaagttaAAGGTTGATTTctaattgtgtaatttataatacacatgtacatgtatatatatagagggggggggggggttacaattatattgaaattgtattgttcaggggtctttttaaaaacaattgaaaatagaagttgtggacaggtcaatgctatcaaaactcaggtatactgggcttcctcaagatctaaagaatgcctgtagatactgactgttattgttatcaaaatacCTCTCAGAGGTAgccccagaccacagtgtctgcagatgtctcccccacctgagatctattgttaaatgtttgattgacaggcagcTTATAATTTGTGGGTGTTAATTTAAAATTGGGTCTATCTATTGCatgtatcaattcaattattacgTGCAATAATCGAATTATTGATCTTTTCAGTGGGATCCGGTAAAAATAGGTCATCGGTTGCCTTTGCGTGttataagaggcgactaaatggggcgggccttcggatgagacctcaaaaaccgaggtccctcGGCAcgacaggtgtggcacgataaagatttcTCCCAGCTCAAAAGCCTTGGTGACGtctttatatgagtgaaaatattagataatatatatacaatcaaccaaccaatgaattgaattgtagtgcgtatcaattcaattaatgcgcgcaataattgaattattgctctcttcaattaaattaatgatttcattttcacattccaatatttcaaataatttaattgttcAGGCGTTTCGTTATGCAACTTATggtaaatatacatacattaaaAGTAATTGACGAATTATAACTCTATTTGAgagtgattttatttttgtgtttccTATCCACCCATTCGTAGGCACTATATTCTCGTCTTGTTCATCCATCTGTGTCCTTCAAGCGATGAAGCTAGGGAGCAGGTGGCCTGATAAGAACACTCTTCCAAATAAATTTTACGGACActagtattttgaatttcatttcaaacaagCAATTAAAGCGCAGATTAGTACAATAAGAAGTGCCCCCTTGGAATTACTCCACACGGACAATTTTTCGATCGTATGACCTTTATGAATATTGCAACTAACTATAATCGTACGAGTATCGTAAGTTAAatttttactagtatatttaagctatgtaaacaaaaaacatggcacgagccttaaaattgtttacacaacaaaaaATTGTGAACTCCAAGCATTCtagacattaaaaatggaaaataaaatttgaaaattttcggcTCAAATCGTTTCCATGCCCTTTAAAGATGTATAGCCTCATTCGAGATTCGTTCAATTACAGGGAAAAAGTAAACAAGATGACGGAACCACAACTCGTCGAAGTCGAACCATGTCCACAAGTTCCCAGTCTAAGAAATCTGAACCCGCCCAGGGTCGTCCTGGTATCACATTCTTCCGAATTGTTGCCGCCACACGCGCATGGCAACGTTTGGCTAAGAAAAAGAGCAGTCAACCACCGGCACCTAACAAACCTTTAGTTCAACTGGAAAACACGTACCAACTGGAGCCTGATTATAACACAGTGTTTGTTCCAAAAAAGGCGGAAAATATCATCCAGGAAACATTTAATTCTAGGCTACAACAAGTAAAGTATGATTCTGTTCGAAGCAAGATTCTTGCTAAAGATTTGGCAACAATCATAAATAGGAAGATGAAGGACTTGGACATTCCTCGGTACAAGACAGTAAGCTCTGTGACAATCGTTGAGAATAAGGGCCAAGGACTGAAAGTTGCCACGCGGTGCGTCTGGAATACTACCACGGACAATTACGCCACCTATTCGTATACTAACCAATCACTGATAGCGATCGGTCACGTGCATGCCGTATATTATGAATGAAAAGATTATTTCTCcctgaattttaaaagatattttaattacatgtatataattacattatttgaaaacatgaatataaattttttgtcTCATAAAATTGGAGCGAATATAAAGTTTTGTGTTTTTTCTTAGAATTACGCTGCATTTTGTACACTAAATGTGGTTTGTTCTAAAAGCTACATTGTatgaaacaacaaaaaccaaTCACACTTGCATAAAACCAAAAGAATGGACTATAGAAAGGCCGCTAAGGAATAGCTTAATTAAAATCACGTTCTTGTAGTCTAGTTTAATACTATTTCATCCTACATTGATAGGTTTGGTGTTGCCTTTAATCATTGTCAGATTATGTAGTTTCCCTATTGGCGAAGAACAACACACCATTAAGAGATTTTATATCGAGAGGAGGGTATTTCGATTTAAAGCTTTAATTGAATTCTTTTTGTAGGTCAAGCTTCGATGCGAACTAGACGATTTTATATCATTGGAAGGTTTTATTTATCGTTTGATAGTCGTCTCTCTTTCGTTGGTAGATTTATATGCATGTAGTTCTGTAAAAGAATGAAGTGTGTTCACAGACAACTGTAAAATCTGTGCGGGAGAATCATATAATGGATATTGATTCCTGTGGTTGTATTGACGGATCGTCGTATGGTATGGCGCAGTGCGTCTCTCAGCACTTTGTGGGTAAGACAAAAACGGTACTTAGAAGGACCATCAACCCTTGTACATATATTTCCAATGcttaaagaaagaaattatgaagcacacacacacattagGGGAAAATGGAGTGAATGGAAATGTCAGATGTCCATTGTTTACAATACATtttcagtggtggatctaggaGATTACaaagaatttcaaattttttctcGATATcgttataaaataattttttaaaatagaaaatctttaaaaacctaaCTGATCAAGAACACGTATGGGAAGTGGAAGCGGGTTATGTTTATGTAACGTATTTCTGGAATACAGATTGGAAACATTGGGCCTTTGTAGCAAACTATGTTTCCAAGACTAAAAATATTGCAGCAAGCCTTTTATTCTcaaatatctatatgtataaacCAAGATCAATCCACATTCAATTAAAGTTTGATCTCAACGTGTGTGTGCGGTCGTGGGTTGAGTGTAGTCACTAGTAAGAAGTTTCAGTAATTGCGTTTCAAATAAGAGTACAATTCAGATAACGTTTTATCTTTTCTGTTTCCATAGTACGATAAAATTTCAAGAGAATATATTAGGAAAGAGtaaaatgggggtgggggtcatGATGATGGAGAACGTGTTAATCTTGTCTTAGTCGATGCAGGTTTAAAACTTGAGTAAtatatgtgtattgttttacCAGAAAGAAACTGGTGTAGAGGTGGTGAAGTACTCTATTTACTTAGAACAAAATTTCTTGTAAGAACGGACATTTTGTCTGGTTTAGTCATAGATTAAGGACATATGgaactaacaatcctacaaaatttgaactaAATCTGTTGAGCgatttcggaggagttgcgttcAGTGTTCCTATATTGTAGCATGTAAACATACTTAAGAGGAATTCTGTACATAAAGGGAAGCAGCTGCACACAGTTGGGGGTTAGGGGACTGGAAACTTCGCCTTTCTCAAAAATGAACATGgcaaattttaagaagaaataACGAATAAACTGATActttaatggattatgaaatatatttcatataaccACACGTTATCAGTCCTTTTCTTTACTCTCCGTGTGATTGCAttaaacaaagtcccataactcctgtaaaaatggCAGCACAGTATATGATCAAATACATACtagtgactaacaatcctacaaaatctTATGAGCTATTTCAGAGGAGATGCGCCCACAAAGTCAACTGGGACGGACACTGGTATGTCTACGTCCCCTTTAGTGCAGCGGCGGGAGACAAAAATGCAGAGACAACTAGtaaacagggccgtaaattaaccttcaatttggaggaggcaggaaattaggcgggggtctgggggccgcccaggcccccagacgctgagcacattttgtgcacactgaacacgtttcgtgcaaaatccttgattctagggccttctaagatgttacttgactaactcattctaaaagaaagatttggaatgctttttaagggaggtatcatgttcttagttattggaaacaacataaattctaatgaactttaaattttaattttttttggctcaaaagttggaggaggcagctgcctcctccgcctccatgtaatttacggccctggtaaattgtattcatgtCCTGGTTACATAACAATCTGAAAATCCGACATCACCGTtggctgcagatctgtagctctctgtaaAAATATTGAGACAGATCCGGTCTGGAGGTTATAAAGCACAGACCCGGTCTGAAAGTTATAAAGCACAGACCCGGTCTGGTGGTTATAAAGCACAGACTCGGTCTGGAGGTCATAAAGCACAGACCTGGTATGGAGGTTATAAAGCACAGAACCGGTCTGGAGGTTATAAAGCACAGACCTGGTCTGTCCAAATAtttttccagagagctacagatccgcAGCGACATCGCCCTAGAAAAATGCATTCCAGTGCAGATTACCTGTTACGTCGGCCTTGTTAAGATTGTCAGCCTTGAAAAAGAGAAAGTTTGAAAAATTTCCTTGAAACTGGAGCAAATGATCCATCTGGAGATGGTTTGTAAATTTGGCTCCGATCAAATActtttgaccccccccccccatgttgACCCCGTTTCGTTAGATGTATGTGCGTTAGTCTGTCCGTCTCCATTCGAGGTTTTCTGTTAAttgctattttcatttctctgtcacctatcaagctgaaacttgcaaTGTAACTCCTTTTTGGGTCACTTTAGATCATGTTGtaattatacccccgcaacaagttgtggggggggggggggtatactggaatcgggttgtccgtctgtggacgcaatggtttccgggctctaaagcattatcctttccacctacagtcaccatatcatatatatggactaccatgggatgaagatgttccctatcgattttgaggtccaaaggtcaagcgcactggacatcgaagtagcaatatggtttccgggctctaaagcgttatcctttccacctacagtgtacagtcaccatatcatacatacggactacccatgggatgaagatgttccctatcgattttggggtcaaaaggtcaaaggtcacgcgcactggacatcgaag encodes the following:
- the LOC125674196 gene encoding transmembrane protein 132B-like, producing MAWMVIHISVIYVLCFGFSLGLEIYFNNPSDGYFLKPVYHKKQSWDPLTRKEDFIVTRPSEGYVLGVKSGPYEKEQVIPQDISNIYPNLDHVDKPIHHGTVFGRDVSAKIVTSSLSQKYSRLQVLIHASPHKNSKKQEHLVKGRTTDSSHITDEGLCGHVFVQHEKEELSSICVLGAGDSACVNGITLPSAWWYDNSTVQVYYAFSQKGENQECASASNSIVPGRLFEKPVMSSRRFLASTTLSKDLKSFHREREDDILIDVPTSALDPGTVFQVPVKFDAGSDMRNLVMSARVRQGLMIIGAEADRDSPWQVYVDVDENSKAATVTAYLKDPQSYRISNVVQDVFAWQLQVESSVRNREAGRVVWNIKYEKDSRGERYFSSDSQVISKINLRGKGNEKLVTLIKVDEILNFAMLTGKIQAYPLHVYLVRDSDTLVSALGHAACHSKETDVLKVEPDCSYIYVNGSESRGSHNVTIITKSGQHTAFTNVRVWIPMNPLDIQISDSKLSRIRSWKVGSLKNKWRSRHKRVVDLGMLTHTHPSVLLGKKYKQYGKSCQLRLQQALVDVYAKFYIATPAGYNYFVNRQASLKITDLLQHQLRVADPRIISLKDKILQGQSPGLTEVQVISANGRVLAARVVRVGNDKVQIERLIVNLVTGISLDVYPSKEVPGAWSARGHIYSKFQTQWQSGILDIHIEFSDGTRFPLNKVSDADFYLEVENRNQILIKVVGNFVSNLSNIKVYAVSEGRSESIKVSLKQGESCPKKKMPTLSSGYVITEADFSHANQVQSDRLFSDGHYGDNRASDRYDNFYMPKKPQDLDKLVKHQRSHVDQDGKSKKLSHTNPNSQTLVVLNELEKDLAKSNPQIQDVSSLNSQTKKELLQSPNHSKLTPLEIGMYVLIAVFCVGISVFLINCIVFMVRHKKKRKIHKRSHKDPVYQAKDWVWIGRATLERSSVKTECSQSLMPAEDFNGNHTSHLRSTSSQSRSSSSRGNSANSSNRNSFVSTIKGSECSIRITANPLSDDTSSNGHRNSETASQASNAVPQEKWDYEAMGLSFDQLADYFDNLKESSA
- the LOC125674252 gene encoding dynein light chain Tctex-type 5-B-like, whose protein sequence is MEASEKLTIQALKAHDKVHPKFKSSGRSLKQKSRASLLSSPEDPAEGKSKQDDGTTTRRSRTMSTSSQSKKSEPAQGRPGITFFRIVAATRAWQRLAKKKSSQPPAPNKPLVQLENTYQLEPDYNTVFVPKKAENIIQETFNSRLQQVKYDSVRSKILAKDLATIINRKMKDLDIPRYKTVSSVTIVENKGQGLKVATRCVWNTTTDNYATYSYTNQSLIAIGHVHAVYYE